In Xylanibacter ruminicola 23, a single genomic region encodes these proteins:
- the ftsA gene encoding cell division protein FtsA translates to MAAKDFIVAIELGSSKVTGIAGQKNLDGSINVLAVVKENSSSFIRKGVVYNIDKTAQCLTSIIKKLENQLKTQITQVYVGVGGQSIRSVKNVVTKDLPGETIITQDMVIELMDANRNMTYQDQEILDAAVQEYKVGTQFQLDPVGIQATHLEGHFLNILERKAFYRNLNKCFETAGINVAEMYLAPLALADSVLTEVEKRSGCALVDLGSDTTTVSVYSKNILRHLAVIPLGSNNITKDIATLQMEESDAEKMKLKYGSAYTDNNEIDNELKYSIDPDRQVESRKFIEIVEGRLEEIIENVWYQIPSEYYDKLLGGIILTGGGSNMKNIEKAFFNHTHVDKIRIAKFVSQTVQTNNEDIKAHNGTMNTVLGLLAKGDINCAGDAFDPNGDLFASLRPQTPHLTNDQRPARQTTDLPAGVIRTEAEKQKAEEERRRQQEEEERARLEEERRQQEEEARIRKENSTWNKFKKGLLNFGKKIVEEED, encoded by the coding sequence ATGGCAGCAAAGGATTTTATTGTAGCAATTGAACTCGGTTCATCCAAAGTAACCGGAATCGCGGGACAGAAGAATCTCGACGGCAGCATCAACGTACTGGCTGTTGTCAAGGAGAACTCTTCGTCGTTTATCCGCAAAGGTGTGGTTTATAACATCGACAAGACCGCACAATGCCTTACCAGTATTATCAAGAAACTGGAGAATCAGCTCAAGACTCAGATCACACAGGTGTATGTCGGCGTTGGCGGTCAGTCAATCCGCAGCGTCAAGAACGTAGTAACCAAGGATCTTCCAGGCGAAACCATCATCACACAGGATATGGTAATCGAACTGATGGATGCTAACCGTAACATGACCTACCAAGACCAGGAAATTCTCGATGCTGCCGTACAGGAATACAAGGTGGGCACCCAGTTCCAGCTGGACCCCGTAGGCATCCAGGCCACCCATCTCGAAGGTCACTTCCTGAACATTCTGGAGCGCAAGGCCTTCTACCGCAATCTGAACAAGTGCTTCGAGACAGCCGGCATCAACGTAGCCGAGATGTACCTCGCACCTTTGGCACTGGCCGATAGCGTGCTTACCGAGGTTGAGAAACGCTCTGGCTGCGCCCTTGTCGACCTCGGATCGGATACCACTACCGTATCTGTTTATTCAAAGAATATCCTGCGCCATCTGGCTGTCATCCCTCTGGGCAGCAATAATATCACCAAGGATATCGCCACACTCCAGATGGAAGAGAGCGATGCCGAGAAGATGAAACTGAAGTACGGTTCGGCCTATACCGACAATAACGAGATCGACAACGAGCTCAAGTACTCTATCGATCCCGACCGTCAGGTTGAGAGCCGTAAGTTCATCGAGATTGTAGAGGGTCGCTTAGAGGAGATTATCGAAAACGTATGGTACCAGATACCATCTGAATATTACGACAAACTGTTAGGCGGTATCATCCTGACAGGTGGTGGTTCGAACATGAAGAACATCGAGAAAGCCTTCTTCAACCACACTCACGTAGACAAAATCCGCATCGCCAAGTTTGTATCGCAGACTGTGCAGACCAACAACGAGGACATCAAGGCCCACAACGGCACGATGAACACCGTATTAGGTCTGCTGGCCAAGGGCGACATCAACTGCGCTGGCGATGCTTTCGATCCTAACGGCGACCTGTTTGCCAGTCTGAGACCTCAGACACCACATCTCACTAACGACCAGCGCCCAGCCCGTCAGACTACCGATCTGCCAGCAGGTGTTATCCGTACCGAGGCCGAGAAGCAGAAGGCCGAAGAGGAGCGCCGCCGCCAGCAGGAGGAGGAAGAGCGCGCACGCCTTGAAGAGGAGCGCCGCCAGCAAGAGGAAGAGGCCCGCATCCGCAAGGAGAACAGCACCTGGAACAAGTTCAAGAAAGGACTCCTGAACTTTGGAAAGAAGATTGTTGAAGAAGAAGATTAA
- the ftsZ gene encoding cell division protein FtsZ, translating to MNIDILDFGAPEKEHSIIKVIGVGGGGGNAVNHMYREGIHDVTFVLCNTDNQALNDSPVPVHLQLGKEGLGAGNKPEKARQAAEESIDDIRTMLNDGTRMAFITAGMGGGTGTGAAPVIARVSKELGILTVGIVTIPFRFEGDRKIDQALDGVEEMSKHVDALLVINNERLREIYPELSVLDAFGKADDTLSVAAKSIAEIITVHGLINLDFNDVKTVLKDGGVAIMSTGYGEGEGRVKKAIEDALNSPLLNDNDIFNSKKILLSISFAGSKDGQSSLMMEEMNDVNDFMAKFGNDFEIKWGLATDLELGKKVKVTILATGFGIENVDGMNGHLKKHSQEDINRIAAEQEKAAERQDRRNRYYGGEGATKRYKRRPNIYLFRPEDLDNDDVISAVEQTPTYKRTREILDSINSQASNVDEIVNIDEPNQEPQEPIQGTIKFM from the coding sequence ATGAATATAGACATCCTGGACTTCGGAGCACCGGAGAAGGAGCACAGCATTATCAAAGTGATTGGTGTTGGCGGTGGTGGTGGCAATGCTGTTAACCACATGTATCGCGAAGGCATTCACGATGTTACATTCGTGCTTTGCAACACCGATAACCAGGCACTTAACGATTCGCCCGTACCCGTACATCTCCAGTTGGGTAAGGAGGGTCTTGGTGCAGGAAACAAGCCTGAGAAGGCTCGTCAGGCTGCCGAAGAGAGTATCGACGACATCCGCACCATGCTGAACGACGGCACCCGCATGGCATTCATCACCGCAGGTATGGGTGGTGGTACCGGTACTGGTGCAGCCCCTGTTATCGCCCGCGTTTCTAAGGAGTTAGGTATCCTTACCGTAGGTATCGTTACTATCCCCTTCCGCTTTGAGGGCGACCGCAAGATCGACCAGGCTCTCGACGGTGTCGAGGAGATGTCGAAGCATGTCGACGCCCTGCTGGTTATCAACAACGAGCGCCTGCGTGAGATTTATCCAGAGCTGTCGGTTCTCGACGCCTTTGGTAAGGCCGACGACACACTGAGCGTTGCCGCCAAGTCAATCGCCGAGATTATCACTGTTCACGGACTCATCAACCTCGACTTCAACGATGTAAAGACCGTACTGAAGGATGGTGGTGTAGCTATCATGAGTACTGGTTATGGCGAGGGCGAAGGTCGTGTAAAGAAGGCTATCGAGGATGCCCTCAACTCACCGCTGCTTAACGATAACGACATCTTCAACTCTAAGAAGATTCTGCTCTCTATCTCGTTTGCAGGTTCAAAGGATGGTCAGTCATCACTCATGATGGAGGAGATGAACGATGTTAACGACTTTATGGCTAAGTTCGGCAACGACTTTGAGATTAAGTGGGGATTGGCAACCGACCTTGAGCTGGGTAAGAAGGTTAAGGTAACTATCCTGGCCACCGGTTTCGGCATCGAGAATGTAGATGGTATGAACGGCCACCTGAAGAAGCACTCTCAGGAGGATATCAACCGTATTGCTGCCGAGCAGGAGAAAGCTGCCGAGCGTCAGGACCGCCGTAACCGCTACTATGGCGGTGAGGGTGCCACCAAGCGCTACAAGCGCCGTCCTAACATCTACCTGTTCCGTCCTGAGGATCTGGATAACGACGATGTGATCTCTGCTGTTGAACAGACACCTACATACAAGCGTACCCGCGAGATTCTGGATAGCATCAACTCGCAGGCCAGCAACGTAGATGAGATTGTGAACATCGACGAGCCCAACCAGGAGCCACAGGAACCTATTCAGGGCACTATTAAGTTTATGTAA
- the recO gene encoding DNA repair protein RecO → MLTKTQAIVLHAIKYGETRLIVDMFTKVFGRQAFIVSIPKTPRGKVKKQFFQPLTILEIETDIRPRQQLQKLHDVRLAAPFASIPFEPDKLAISLFVAEFLYYALRSEQRNELLYEYLENSIVWLDGQQSSFANFHLVFLLRLTRFLGFYPNLDDYKDGDYFDLRESVFMPMPPVHRDFLHPEEAQKVQLMMRMDFPTMHLFRMSHQERNRLLEVSLKYYRLHLPDFPEMKSIEVLQALYQ, encoded by the coding sequence ATGTTGACGAAAACTCAGGCTATTGTGCTGCATGCTATCAAATACGGCGAAACCCGACTGATAGTAGATATGTTTACCAAAGTGTTTGGTAGGCAGGCGTTTATTGTGAGCATACCCAAAACACCCAGGGGTAAGGTAAAGAAGCAGTTTTTCCAGCCATTGACTATTTTGGAAATAGAAACCGATATACGTCCAAGACAGCAGCTGCAGAAACTGCATGATGTACGGTTGGCTGCCCCCTTTGCATCGATACCGTTCGAGCCCGACAAGTTGGCCATCTCGCTATTCGTAGCCGAATTCCTGTATTATGCGTTGCGATCGGAACAGCGTAACGAGTTGCTGTACGAGTATCTGGAGAATAGTATTGTATGGCTGGACGGTCAGCAGTCGAGTTTTGCTAACTTCCACTTGGTGTTTTTGTTGAGGCTGACACGCTTTTTAGGCTTCTATCCGAATCTTGACGATTACAAGGATGGCGATTATTTTGACTTGCGCGAGAGTGTGTTTATGCCAATGCCGCCTGTGCATCGCGACTTTCTGCATCCCGAAGAGGCACAGAAAGTACAGCTGATGATGCGTATGGACTTTCCCACCATGCATCTGTTCCGCATGTCACACCAGGAGCGCAACCGCTTGCTGGAGGTATCACTAAAATATTATCGACTCCATCTGCCGGATTTCCCAGAGATGAAGTCGATAGAGGTATTGCAAGCCTTATATCAGTAA
- the rpsT gene encoding 30S ribosomal protein S20, with the protein MANHKSSVKRIRQEKKRALHNHYYAKTMRNAVRKLRATTNKEEAVALFPKVQKMLDKLAKTNVIHKNKAANLKSSLALHVNKLG; encoded by the coding sequence ATGGCAAATCACAAGTCATCAGTGAAGAGAATCCGTCAGGAGAAGAAAAGAGCACTTCACAATCACTACTACGCAAAGACAATGCGTAACGCAGTTCGCAAGCTCCGTGCTACAACAAACAAGGAAGAGGCTGTAGCTCTGTTCCCAAAGGTACAGAAGATGCTGGACAAGCTGGCTAAGACCAACGTAATCCACAAGAACAAGGCCGCAAACCTGAAGTCAAGCCTTGCACTGCACGTTAACAAGCTGGGATAA
- the gyrB gene encoding DNA topoisomerase (ATP-hydrolyzing) subunit B, producing MTEEQLNQEQNYSASNIQVLEGLEAVRKRPAMYIGDISEKGLHHLVNETVDNSIDEAMAGYCTHIEVTINEDNSITVQDNGRGIPVDEHEKMHKSALEVVMTVLHAGGKFDKGSYKVSGGLHGVGVSCVNALSTHMMSQVFRNGHIYQQEYEKGKPLYDVKIVGDTDKTGTRQQFWPDGSIFTTTEYKYDIIAKRMRELAYLNAGITITLTDLRPDEEGNLRQPEVFHAKEGLKEFVRYVDRHRTSIIGDPICLKTEKDGVPIEVALLYNSDYSENIHSYVNNINTIEGGTHLTGFRIALARTLKKYADEDDQLRKQIEKAKIEVAQDDFREGLTAIISVKVAEPQFEGQTKTKLGNSEVNGAVQKAVGEAMTNYLEENPKEAHTICEKVILAATARIAARKARESVQRKNPMTGGGLPGKLADCSNKDPKECEIFLVEGDSAGGSAKQGRDRHFQAILPLRGKILNVEKVQWHRVFEAESVMNIIQSIGVRFGVDGEDSKDANIDKLRYDKIIIMTDADVDGSHIDTLIMTLFYRFMPQVIQGGHLYIATPPLYKCTYKKTSEYCYTEQQRQAFIDKYVAGNGDDKGLHTQRYKGLGEMNPEQLWETTMNPENRLLKQVTIENAAEADEIFSMLMGDDVEPRREFIEKNATYANIDA from the coding sequence ATGACAGAAGAACAACTGAACCAAGAACAAAACTACTCCGCGAGTAACATTCAGGTACTCGAGGGTTTGGAAGCTGTACGTAAGCGTCCTGCTATGTACATTGGCGACATCAGTGAGAAGGGTCTCCACCATCTGGTAAACGAAACCGTTGATAACTCTATCGACGAGGCCATGGCTGGCTACTGTACCCACATCGAGGTAACCATCAACGAGGATAACTCAATCACCGTTCAGGACAACGGTCGTGGTATCCCAGTAGATGAGCACGAGAAGATGCACAAGAGCGCCCTCGAGGTGGTTATGACAGTACTCCACGCTGGTGGTAAGTTCGATAAGGGCTCATACAAGGTATCAGGTGGTCTGCATGGTGTAGGTGTAAGCTGTGTAAACGCGCTCTCTACCCACATGATGTCGCAGGTATTCCGTAACGGTCACATCTACCAGCAGGAGTACGAGAAGGGTAAGCCCCTCTACGACGTAAAGATTGTAGGCGACACCGACAAGACCGGTACCCGCCAGCAGTTCTGGCCCGACGGCAGCATTTTCACTACTACCGAATACAAGTACGACATCATCGCTAAGCGTATGCGCGAGCTGGCTTATCTTAATGCCGGTATCACCATCACTCTTACCGACTTGCGTCCTGATGAGGAGGGCAACCTCCGTCAGCCCGAGGTATTCCACGCCAAGGAGGGACTCAAGGAGTTCGTTCGCTACGTCGATCGTCACCGCACCTCAATCATCGGCGATCCTATCTGCCTGAAGACAGAGAAAGATGGTGTGCCCATCGAGGTAGCCCTGCTGTACAACAGCGATTATTCAGAGAACATCCACTCTTACGTTAACAATATCAACACCATCGAGGGTGGTACCCACCTTACTGGTTTCCGCATCGCCCTGGCCCGCACACTTAAGAAGTATGCCGACGAGGACGATCAGCTGCGCAAGCAGATTGAGAAGGCCAAGATCGAGGTAGCCCAGGACGACTTCCGCGAAGGTCTTACCGCTATCATCTCTGTTAAGGTTGCCGAACCTCAGTTCGAGGGTCAGACCAAGACCAAGCTTGGTAACAGCGAGGTGAACGGTGCCGTACAGAAGGCTGTAGGCGAGGCTATGACCAACTACCTGGAGGAGAACCCCAAAGAGGCTCATACCATCTGCGAGAAGGTTATTCTGGCCGCTACAGCACGTATTGCAGCCCGCAAGGCCCGCGAGAGTGTACAGCGTAAGAATCCTATGACTGGTGGTGGTCTGCCTGGTAAGCTGGCCGACTGCTCAAACAAGGATCCTAAGGAGTGTGAGATCTTCCTCGTCGAGGGTGACTCGGCCGGTGGATCTGCTAAGCAGGGTCGCGACCGTCACTTCCAGGCCATCCTGCCTCTGCGTGGTAAGATTCTGAATGTAGAAAAAGTACAGTGGCACCGTGTGTTCGAGGCCGAATCGGTTATGAACATTATCCAGAGTATTGGTGTACGCTTCGGCGTTGACGGCGAGGACTCTAAGGATGCAAATATCGATAAGCTGCGTTACGATAAGATTATCATCATGACCGACGCCGACGTCGATGGTTCTCACATCGACACACTGATAATGACACTCTTCTATCGCTTTATGCCACAGGTTATCCAGGGCGGTCACCTTTACATCGCCACCCCACCACTCTACAAGTGTACTTACAAGAAGACTTCTGAGTACTGCTACACCGAGCAGCAGCGCCAGGCATTCATCGATAAGTATGTAGCTGGTAACGGCGACGACAAGGGCTTGCACACCCAGCGTTACAAAGGTCTTGGTGAGATGAACCCAGAGCAGCTTTGGGAGACTACCATGAACCCAGAGAACCGCTTGCTCAAGCAGGTTACCATCGAGAATGCTGCCGAGGCCGACGAGATCTTCTCAATGCTGATGGGCGACGACGTAGAACCACGCCGCGAGTTCATCGAGAAGAACGCCACATACGCCAATATCGACGCATAA
- a CDS encoding tetratricopeptide repeat protein produces the protein MKKISLVILAVFIGLSAFAQTPTTLRADAVRLASRGYFNKSINCLRQIPTDSLNADDMHLYYSNFAQLGQNDSLAYWADEMLKSNPYDAQLIVDYTPRLNNGWQGDMGRKTFPLKVIDICKKYVEHDSTHILVNRQLAEAYYNIGNYDLAIQELKKLEAVGDTCFGTLYTLGLTYQRMGDNSTAYDYLYRAYDKNDHHPYCLFMLGIVSNRVGLGAEALSYLDEAKKLLMPDRQTLFRLHKELAEAFKLKSEPDFRLEELQECMRYAEEKDVNELTYLMGQCYFQLKQRDKAKDYFNRFLEATENKEYNDKIKDMRSAAQRTLRMMMW, from the coding sequence ATGAAAAAGATATCACTCGTAATTCTTGCCGTATTCATTGGCCTGTCTGCCTTTGCACAAACGCCAACAACTCTTCGTGCTGATGCCGTCCGTTTGGCATCACGAGGCTACTTCAACAAGAGTATCAATTGTCTGCGACAGATTCCTACTGATAGCCTAAACGCAGATGATATGCACCTTTACTACAGCAATTTTGCTCAGCTTGGCCAGAACGATTCCTTGGCTTATTGGGCTGATGAGATGCTGAAAAGCAATCCTTACGATGCACAGTTGATTGTAGATTATACGCCAAGACTGAACAATGGTTGGCAGGGCGATATGGGGCGCAAGACTTTCCCTTTGAAGGTTATCGACATCTGCAAGAAGTACGTTGAGCACGATTCTACTCATATTCTGGTTAACCGTCAATTGGCCGAGGCCTATTATAACATAGGTAATTACGACCTTGCCATACAGGAGCTGAAGAAACTCGAAGCTGTTGGCGATACCTGTTTTGGTACGCTCTATACCTTAGGCTTAACTTATCAGCGCATGGGCGATAACTCTACAGCTTATGATTATCTGTATCGCGCTTATGATAAGAACGACCATCATCCCTATTGCCTGTTTATGTTGGGTATTGTCAGCAACAGGGTTGGCCTTGGAGCCGAGGCTTTGTCGTATCTCGATGAGGCTAAAAAGCTACTGATGCCCGATCGTCAGACCTTATTCCGTTTGCACAAGGAATTGGCCGAGGCTTTTAAACTAAAGTCAGAACCCGATTTCCGTTTGGAGGAGTTGCAGGAGTGTATGCGTTATGCCGAGGAGAAAGATGTAAACGAGCTCACCTACCTGATGGGACAGTGTTACTTCCAACTAAAGCAACGCGACAAGGCTAAAGATTATTTCAACCGATTCCTGGAAGCTACCGAAAACAAAGAGTACAACGACAAGATAAAGGATATGCGCTCCGCTGCCCAGCGCACCCTCCGCATGATGATGTGGTAG
- a CDS encoding TlpA family protein disulfide reductase, translating into MALSVSGASAQKWVGVPENRFAVTVKIDSAIASEPQKMYMYSMIEREMQLHDSISFDSLHREGTMHGYVPYEYNVNLMLQRRGPQCVPIVVKGGDSLTIHIGDEDDGFRLRYIDKVQGSPSTLEMVHYQCRYDSLRQVYLNQNNMSQLYNLSDAQCDSIRAIAKQEKDKLERYILDYACTGKSPYSVIEAASDVFYSFRRNPTLYPYTEKEVDDMMNSLLVRFPDYSPMKAFVNDSTMGTYMSAQSFEIWAGMQLRTYSERFQKEDKVKVRPLKVGDYMNLRLYNGAKPNVNEFRGKYVLVDFWASWCQPCMAQMPNIRYAAQEFSDDLAVCLIGIDENRKQWWSTVKEKDLRNKDATQTDRPYKIYNYYAYDDKKRVMYPEYQALDIQTIPHNYLVDRSGRIIAKNISITLAIDKLKILLEKEKQQ; encoded by the coding sequence ATGGCATTAAGTGTTTCAGGCGCATCGGCCCAGAAGTGGGTGGGAGTGCCTGAGAATAGGTTTGCGGTAACGGTGAAGATTGATTCGGCCATCGCCAGCGAACCACAAAAAATGTATATGTACTCGATGATTGAACGCGAGATGCAACTGCACGACTCTATCAGTTTCGACTCGTTGCATCGCGAGGGCACCATGCACGGCTATGTGCCTTATGAGTATAACGTAAACCTGATGCTTCAACGGCGCGGGCCGCAGTGTGTGCCCATCGTAGTAAAGGGTGGCGACAGCTTAACGATTCATATCGGCGATGAAGACGACGGTTTCCGTTTGCGCTATATCGATAAGGTGCAGGGCTCACCATCAACACTCGAAATGGTGCATTATCAATGTAGGTACGATAGTCTTCGTCAGGTATATCTCAATCAGAATAACATGTCGCAGCTCTATAACCTTTCCGACGCCCAGTGTGATTCTATCCGCGCTATAGCGAAGCAGGAGAAAGATAAACTTGAACGCTATATCCTTGATTATGCCTGTACAGGAAAAAGTCCATATAGTGTGATTGAAGCTGCAAGTGATGTATTCTACTCTTTCCGCAGGAATCCAACGCTTTATCCTTATACCGAGAAGGAGGTTGACGATATGATGAACTCGCTGTTAGTGCGATTCCCTGATTATTCACCTATGAAAGCCTTTGTAAACGATAGCACGATGGGGACATATATGTCGGCACAGAGTTTTGAGATATGGGCTGGTATGCAATTACGAACGTATAGTGAGCGATTCCAGAAAGAAGATAAAGTAAAAGTAAGGCCTTTGAAGGTAGGCGACTACATGAACTTGCGCCTTTATAACGGAGCGAAGCCTAACGTTAATGAATTTCGTGGGAAATACGTTTTGGTAGATTTCTGGGCATCGTGGTGCCAGCCTTGCATGGCTCAGATGCCCAATATCCGCTATGCTGCACAGGAGTTTAGCGATGACTTGGCTGTGTGTCTGATAGGTATAGACGAGAATCGCAAACAGTGGTGGAGCACCGTAAAGGAGAAAGATCTGCGCAACAAAGATGCCACCCAAACCGATCGCCCCTACAAGATTTACAATTATTATGCCTACGATGATAAGAAGAGAGTAATGTATCCCGAGTATCAAGCTCTCGATATCCAAACCATTCCCCATAACTATCTGGTTGACCGTTCTGGTCGTATCATCGCTAAGAATATCAGCATCACGCTGGCTATCGATAAACTTAAAATATTATTAGAAAAAGAGAAACAACAATGA
- a CDS encoding GLPGLI family protein has protein sequence MMRMIILILLALIVRVTGVNAQSDVTKLSVTYEVQYQKVEEVAKREKDLMRLDIGEHSSQYISIIGEFLTKNKSDIMAKRIKDPYAGYATLRDEVFKNTPNEGYLRFVHMPGWVSCREKIEGLFDWQLLDGDSIVCGYPCHKATTIFRGRIWTVWYTLDLPYSDGPWKFCGLPGLVLYAYDSEDKFRFNCIGIEKGDGHEIKMKMPKSGVIDTYMPERVAEIMMMEYWDRSAHLSQITGMAARVTRMWDAQGNEVKISPQTRILYEKFPGVNLKKKYSKNKITKKKK, from the coding sequence ATGATGCGAATGATTATTTTAATTCTATTAGCGTTGATTGTGCGTGTGACTGGGGTTAATGCTCAGTCAGACGTTACCAAACTGTCGGTTACCTATGAGGTGCAATACCAGAAAGTAGAAGAGGTGGCTAAAAGGGAAAAAGACCTGATGCGATTGGATATTGGCGAACACTCATCGCAATATATTAGTATAATAGGTGAATTTCTGACTAAAAACAAAAGCGACATCATGGCTAAGCGAATCAAAGATCCCTATGCTGGCTATGCAACATTGCGTGATGAGGTGTTTAAGAATACGCCTAACGAAGGATATCTGCGGTTTGTCCACATGCCTGGTTGGGTGTCTTGTCGTGAAAAGATAGAAGGATTATTTGACTGGCAACTGCTGGATGGCGACTCTATTGTATGTGGCTATCCCTGCCATAAGGCTACCACCATATTCAGAGGTAGAATCTGGACGGTATGGTACACACTCGATTTGCCCTATAGCGACGGTCCTTGGAAATTCTGCGGTCTGCCAGGTTTGGTGCTATATGCTTATGATTCGGAAGATAAGTTTCGTTTTAACTGCATTGGCATAGAGAAGGGTGATGGACATGAAATCAAGATGAAAATGCCAAAATCGGGTGTGATTGATACCTATATGCCAGAACGTGTAGCAGAAATCATGATGATGGAGTATTGGGATCGTTCTGCTCATTTGTCACAAATAACAGGTATGGCGGCGAGGGTTACAAGAATGTGGGATGCACAGGGAAATGAAGTCAAGATTTCCCCTCAAACCCGTATCTTATACGAGAAGTTTCCTGGCGTCAACCTAAAGAAGAAGTATTCAAAGAATAAAATTACGAAGAAGAAAAAATGA
- a CDS encoding GLPGLI family protein, giving the protein MKMIFLLLLMLIARVAGVDAQSDITKLSVTYEVHYLNYAEDDSLSRDIAQLDIGTNTSRYYSKVSEWYNFNPVGKAPYPGTKIKNEEVYKNMPNKGLVTAMHWPYWITTQDSINHLFDWQLVEGNSIVCGYPCHKAQTTFRGRTWTAWYTLDLAYNDGPWKLCGLPGLILHAQDSTRQFIFDCTSIEKGDGHTFSFPASKRIRLVTPEKAEELLLFEAADNDAYVYAMSGGRITDRIDAKGRHYKWTPKTAIPYEIFPQNHKKKNKTNPRSRKKK; this is encoded by the coding sequence ATGAAAATGATATTTCTATTATTATTGATGTTGATTGCACGTGTGGCTGGTGTTGATGCTCAGTCAGACATCACCAAACTGTCGGTGACGTACGAGGTGCATTATCTGAACTATGCCGAAGATGATTCGCTGTCAAGAGACATCGCTCAGCTTGATATTGGCACAAATACTTCGCGTTATTATAGTAAGGTATCAGAGTGGTATAATTTTAATCCCGTAGGCAAAGCTCCCTATCCAGGAACAAAGATTAAGAATGAAGAGGTTTACAAGAATATGCCTAACAAAGGGCTTGTCACAGCCATGCATTGGCCGTATTGGATAACCACTCAGGATTCTATCAACCATCTGTTTGATTGGCAGTTGGTCGAGGGCAATTCTATTGTTTGTGGATATCCTTGCCACAAAGCTCAGACCACATTTCGCGGTCGAACCTGGACTGCATGGTATACACTTGATTTGGCATATAACGATGGCCCTTGGAAATTATGCGGTTTGCCTGGGCTGATACTTCATGCCCAAGATAGTACACGACAGTTTATTTTCGACTGCACCAGCATCGAGAAAGGCGATGGACACACTTTTTCTTTTCCTGCATCAAAAAGAATACGATTAGTAACCCCAGAGAAAGCAGAAGAATTGCTCTTATTCGAAGCAGCCGACAATGATGCTTATGTTTATGCAATGTCTGGAGGACGTATCACAGACAGAATCGACGCAAAAGGCCGGCATTATAAGTGGACACCCAAAACAGCCATTCCCTACGAAATATTCCCTCAAAACCACAAGAAGAAAAATAAAACTAATCCCCGCTCGCGTAAAAAGAAATAA